One part of the Neoarius graeffei isolate fNeoGra1 chromosome 2, fNeoGra1.pri, whole genome shotgun sequence genome encodes these proteins:
- the LOC132869706 gene encoding probable ribosome biogenesis protein RLP24: MRYYTRYYALCEPSIYICWHFLQKPYRAHDAIEDVQALQELFQVWRPSTDLPSDLHGNLFLLQVFKFCRSKCHKNFKKKRNPRKTRWTKAFRKAAGKELTVDNSLEFEKRRNVPVKYQRELWNKTVEAMKKVETIKQKRQARFIMNRLKKGKELEKTEAINEVKKNIHLIRASHAGQTKKLEEKMVQKLAEDVEMAE, translated from the exons ATGCGTTATTACACTCGTTATTACGCATTATGCGAACCTTCAATTTATATCTGCTGG CATTTCCTCCAAAAACCCTACAGAGCTCATGATGCTATTGAGGATGTGCAAGCTCTGCAGGAGCTCTTTCAAGTCTGGAGGCCAAGTACAGATCTG CCTTCAGATTTGCATGGGAATTTGTTTCTCTTGCAGGTATTTAAATTTTGCAGATCAAAATGTCACAAGAACTTCAAGAAGAAGCGCAATCCAAGAAAGACCAGGTGGACCAAAGCATTCAGAAAAGCTGCTGGCAAAGAACTGACAGTG gACAACTCACTGGAGTTTGAAAAGCGCAGAAATGTTCCTGTTAAATACCAGAGAGAGTTATGGAACAAGACGG TGGAGGCCATGAAGAAGGTAGAGACAATCAAACAGAAGCGACAGGCTCGCTTTATCATGAACAG ACTGAAGAAGGGCAAAGAGCTGGAGAAGACGGAAGCCATCAACGAAGTCAAGAAAAATATCCACCTCATCAGAGCATCGCATGCAG GACAAACCAAAAAGCTGGAGGAGAAGATGGTACAGAAACTGGCAGAAGACGTGGAAATGGCTGAATAA
- the LOC132881757 gene encoding probable ribosome biogenesis protein RLP24, with protein MRIEKCYFCSGPIYPGHGMMFIRNDCKVFKFCRSKCHKNFKKKRNPRKTRWTKAFRKAAGKELTVDNSLEFEKRRNVPVKYQRELWNKTVEAMKKVETIKQKRQARFIMNRLKKGKELEKTEAINEVKKNIHLIRASHAGQTKKLEEKMVQKLAEDVEMAE; from the exons ATGCGTATTGAAAAGTGTTATTTTTGTTCCGGACCGATCTATCCCGGACACGGGATGATGTTTATTCGCAACGACTGCAAG GTATTTAAATTTTGCAGATCAAAATGTCACAAGAACTTCAAGAAGAAGCGCAATCCAAGAAAGACCAGGTGGACCAAAGCATTCAGAAAAGCTGCTGGCAAAGAACTGACAGTG gACAACTCACTGGAGTTTGAAAAGCGCAGAAATGTTCCTGTTAAATACCAGAGAGAGTTATGGAACAAGACGG TGGAGGCCATGAAGAAGGTAGAGACAATCAAACAGAAGCGACAGGCTCGCTTTATCATGAACAG ACTGAAGAAGGGCAAAGAGCTGGAGAAGACGGAAGCCATCAACGAAGTCAAGAAAAATATCCACCTCATCAGAGCATCGCATGCAG GACAAACCAAAAAGCTGGAGGAGAAGATGGTACAGAAACTGGCAGAAGATGTGGAAATGGCTGAATAA